A window of the Diceros bicornis minor isolate mBicDic1 chromosome 28, mDicBic1.mat.cur, whole genome shotgun sequence genome harbors these coding sequences:
- the LOC131393630 gene encoding beta-lactoglobulin, which produces MALERGPLLLLTLSLGLASAQKTLEELPVQPGFDAQKVQGRWLTIQLAASHAHLVSPADPLRLALHSIWTWDGDLQFVLFWTNKKPPIPGSHPLAPPATSRHPVGLPSSLRLGDPAEPGELRSLCGHQGREGVCRGVNVTVHLAGPQGQYQGSCEGASPHTRPLVSTNCSSLILYVRFQDGGETTSLWALLARRMLRDPEGLEKYLEDVAEFQLQKAPVFNLDGKRCPQPFPLAPRQAGPRSGASSFGPGTPTASPSLTHGLKDTLDGEEGTAQAQAGEDRRSERKSFLRTSKPNQKSITDTP; this is translated from the exons ATGGCCCTGGAGAGAGGGCCCCTCCTGCTGCTGACCCTGAGCCTGGGCCTAGCCAGTGCCCAGAAGACTCTAGAAGAACTGCCGGTGCAGCCAGGCTTTGATGCCCAGAAG GTGCAGGGACGCTGGTTGACCATCCAGCTGGCCGCCAGCCACGCACACCTGGTCTCCCCAGCCGACCCCCTGAGGCTCGCTCTCCACTCCATTTGGACCTGGGACGGGGACCTGCAGTTTGTCTTATTCTGGAC AAATAAGAAACCCCCCATTCCTGGCTCCCACCCTCTAGCCCCTCCAGCCACATCCCGGCACCCCGTgggcctgccctcctccctccggctgggtgaccctgctgagCCCGGGGAGCTGAGATCCTTGTGTGGACACCAGGGAC GAGAAGGGGTGTGCAGAGGGGTAAACGTCACCGTCCATCTGGCTGGGCCCCAAGGCCAGTACCAAGGCTCCTGTGA AGGGGCGTCACCC CATACACGTCCGCTCGTCAGCACCAACTGCAGCAGCCTCATCCTCTACGTCCGCTTCCAGGACGGCGGCGAGACCACCAGCCTGTGGGCACTGCTGG CCAGAAGAATGCTCAGGGACCCCGAAGGGCTGGAGAAATACCTTGAGGACGTTGCAGAATTCCAGCTGCAAAAAGCCCCCGTCTTCAACCTCGATGGTAAGCGCTGCCCTCAGCCATTTCCCCTGGCTCCCAGGCAAGCTGGACCGAGGTCTGGAGCCTCGTCTTTCGGGCCTGGAACCCCCACTG CCTCTCCCAGCCTGACCCATGGGCTCAAGGACACTCTGGATGGCGAGGAGGGGACAG CTCAGGCACAAGCCGGTGAGGACAGGCGCTCGGAGCGCAAAAGCTTCCTACGCACCAGCAAACCCAACCAGAAAAGCATAACAGACACACCGTAA
- the PAEP gene encoding glycodelin, translating to MKCLLLALGLALVCGTQATSIPQTMEDLDLQKVAGTWHSVAMAASDLPLPDSESAPLRVYIQELKPTPEDNLEIILREGESKGCAERKIFAEKTKSPAEFKINYLDENKLFVLDTDYENYLLLCMQDDAAAPAQSLACQYLARTLKVDEEVMEKFDRALKPLPGNFQIIPDQTQMEAHGIQLSLPLLAAGPGATSTAALCQAPACTSMDVVNDDFWEQEFAAFPCDSGHFHMSQEP from the exons ATGAAGTGCCTCCTGCTTGCCTTAGGCCTGGCCCTTGTGTGTggcacccaggccaccagcatcccCCAGACCATGGAGGACCTGGACCTCCAGAAG GTGGCAGGGACGTGGCACTCTGTGGCCATGGCGGCCAGTGACCTACCCCTCCCGGACTCCGAGAGTGCCCCTCTGAGAGTGTACATCCAGGAGCTGAAGCCCACCCCCGAGGACAACCTGGAGATCATCCTGCGAGAAGG GGAGAGCAAAGGGTGTGCTGAGAGGAAGATCTTCGCGGAAAAGACGAAGAGCCCTGCTGAGTTCAAGATCAACT ACCTGGACGAGAACAAGCTCTTCGTGCTCGACACCGACTATGAAAACTACCTGCTCCTCTGCATGCAGGACGACGCCGCTGCCCCCGCGCAGAGCCTGGCCTGCCAGTACCTGG ctAGGACCCTGAAGGTCGATGAGGAGGTCATGGAGAAATTCGACAGAGCCCTCAAGCCTCTGCCTGGGAACTTCCAGATCATCCCGGACCAGACCCAGATGGAAG CCCACGGGATCCAGCTCAGCCTCCCACTGCTCGCTGCTGGCCCCGGAGCCACCTCCACCGCAGCTCTCTGCCAGGCCCCTGCTTGCACTTCCATGGACGTGGTCAACGACGATTTCTGGGAACAAGAGTTTGCGGCTTTCCCGTGTGATTCTGGGCATTTCCACATGTCCCAAGAACCTTGA
- the LOC131393632 gene encoding LOW QUALITY PROTEIN: beta-lactoglobulin-2-like (The sequence of the model RefSeq protein was modified relative to this genomic sequence to represent the inferred CDS: inserted 1 base in 1 codon; substituted 1 base at 1 genomic stop codon) encodes MKCLLLALGVALVCGTQATSIPQTMEDLDLQKVAGTWHSMAMAASDLXLLDSKSAPLRVYFKELRPTPEDNLEIILXEGWANQACVERNIVAQKTEDPAVFTVDYQGERTVSVLDTDYTHYVFFCLGAPLPSAEHSTMCQYLARTLKVDEEVVEKFNRALKSLPEHIQIIPDQTQGQGTRTASFSHSSPPFPPDPPGGRALPRLGVLLPVRLLGSQAGRVPALQWPFRDIVSCVLATLTLTAPPLFLGGEVGEVLSDRQPPAHVLHHPCPSTITMTMTIIIIFTDLESPRLQGQPREVW; translated from the exons ATGAAGTGCCTCCTGCTTGCCCTGGGCGTGGCCCTCGTGTGTggcacccaggccaccagcatcccCCAGACCATGGAGGACCTGGACCTCCAGAAG GTGGCAGGGACATGGCACTCCATGGCCATGGCAGCCAGCGACC CCCTCCTGGACTCCAAGAGCGCCCCTCTGAGAGTATACTTCAAGGAGCTGAGGCCCACCCCTGAGGACAACCTGGAGATCATCCTGTGAGAAGGGTGG GCCAACCAGGCCTGCGTTGAGAGGAACATCGTGGCCCAGAAGACTGAGGACCCAGCTGTGTTCACGGTCGACT ATCAGGGGGAGAGAACGGTTTCCGTCCTGGACACAGACTACACCCACTACGTGTTCTTCTGCTTGGGGGCCCCCCTGCCCAGCGCTGAGCACAGCACCATGTGCCAGTACCTGG CCAGGACCCTGAAGGTCGACGAGGAGGTCGTGGAGAAATTCAACAGAGCCCTCAAGTCTCTGCCTGAGCACATCCAGATCATCCCGGACCAGACCCAGGGGCAAG GAACCAGGACAGCATCTTTCTCCCACAGCAGCCCCCCATTCCCCCCAGACCCCCCAGGAGGCag AGCGCTGCCGCGTCTAGGTGTGCTCCTGCCCGTCCGCCTCCTGGG AAGCCAGGCTGGCCGCGTGCCCGCTCTCCAATGGCCTTTCCGGGACATCGTCTCCTGTGTCCTGGCCACACTCACGCTGACGGCCCCACCGCTCTTTCTGGGTGGGGAGGTGGGCGAAG TACTCAGTGACCGCCAGCCGCCGGCACACGTCCTCCACCACCCCTGCCCTAGCACCATCACCATGACCatgaccatcatcatcatcttcactgACCTCGAGTCTCCCAgactccagggccagccccgggagGTGTGGTGA